In Cytobacillus oceanisediminis, the following proteins share a genomic window:
- the hflK gene encoding FtsH protease activity modulator HflK: MVSLKRIYTIAGLILAIVILSIVAFTTWYTVDESDQAVILTFGKVEEGITEPGLHFKLPWPVQSVEKLSKETFSLQFGYEEKDGEIKDFPDETKMITGDENIVLADLVVQWKITDPEKYLYNAEDPEEILYDATSSSLRSIIGGSKIDDALTSGKAEIEADVRELLTSLIGKYDIGISVLAVKLQDVELPNDDVRKAFTDVTDARETANTKINEAEKYKNQRMNEAEGEKEALASKAEGEKAARLERARGDVAVFNKLYGEYKNNPDITRERLVLETLEQVLPGAEIYIMNDDGNTMKYFPIRPLEKEQAKPKEEGGADNE; this comes from the coding sequence ATGGTCAGCTTAAAGCGAATTTATACAATCGCAGGGCTAATTCTGGCAATTGTTATTTTAAGTATAGTTGCCTTTACAACATGGTATACCGTCGATGAATCGGATCAGGCAGTCATTTTAACATTTGGGAAAGTTGAGGAAGGCATTACGGAGCCGGGACTTCATTTCAAATTGCCATGGCCTGTCCAAAGCGTGGAGAAACTTTCAAAAGAAACTTTTTCACTGCAGTTTGGATATGAAGAAAAAGACGGAGAAATAAAGGATTTTCCTGATGAGACAAAGATGATAACCGGTGATGAAAATATCGTTCTTGCAGATCTGGTGGTACAGTGGAAAATTACGGATCCGGAAAAATATCTATATAATGCTGAAGATCCAGAAGAAATCCTATATGATGCTACTTCCTCATCCTTAAGAAGTATTATAGGAGGCTCTAAAATTGATGATGCGCTAACTTCAGGGAAAGCAGAGATCGAAGCGGATGTAAGAGAGCTCCTAACCTCATTAATTGGCAAATATGATATAGGCATCTCCGTTCTTGCAGTCAAGCTGCAGGATGTGGAATTGCCGAATGATGATGTCAGAAAAGCTTTTACGGATGTAACGGATGCAAGGGAAACAGCTAATACCAAAATAAATGAAGCAGAAAAATATAAGAACCAGAGAATGAATGAAGCAGAAGGTGAGAAGGAGGCTCTTGCCTCCAAAGCAGAAGGAGAAAAGGCGGCCCGTCTGGAAAGAGCGCGTGGAGATGTGGCAGTATTTAATAAATTGTACGGAGAATACAAAAATAATCCTGATATCACTAGAGAGCGGCTTGTCCTTGAAACGCTGGAGCAAGTCCTTCCAGGCGCTGAAATTTACATTATGAATGACGATGGAAATACAATGAAATATTTCCCGATCAGGCCGCTTGAGAAAGAACAGGCCAAACCGAAAGAGGAAGGCGGTGCGGATAATGAGTGA
- the pnpS gene encoding two-component system histidine kinase PnpS, which yields MNTFRTRLLFALLTLILVVLIALGLLLGQLFKSYYLNTFDARLQKESELVSSYVEGNGGIGSLSIDKVNEFGEILDLRVTATDSQGRILMDSSVKSETTKSRHQEIILEVLKKESANESGLEVGGGFNLHYYWQPVMINGEKEGYIFLSTKMAEFQRAYQQIWWILTISLGLSLFVIILLGSRITARYTKPIESATKVAIELTKGNYRARTYEDQEDETGMLSKSINVLARNLQEMVKSQEMQQDRLGALIENMGSGLILIDSRGYINLVNRPYKEVFNVNPSEYLYKLYYEVIEHKGITEMVEEIFMTEQKVKKQLIIPVNIERRYFEVYGVPIIGTNDEWKGILLVFHDITELKKLEQMRKDFVANVSHELKTPITSIKGFSETLLDGAMENKQALNDFLSIILKESDRLQSLIQELLDLSKIEKQGFSLSIQKLDLTDVLEDVMAIMKGKAAEKEIVFEYQRDEKPVYIEGDVHRLKQVFINIISNAISYTPNQGVIYISTAKTGSTVFTEIRDTGIGIEASEIPRIFERFYRVDKARSRNSGGTGLGLAIVKHLVEAHKGSISVKSEVGKGTSFIIELPKMNNEKNG from the coding sequence ATGAACACGTTTCGCACCCGCCTGCTATTCGCATTGCTTACTTTAATTCTGGTTGTTTTAATTGCGTTAGGCCTTCTTTTAGGCCAGCTTTTTAAAAGCTATTATTTAAATACATTTGATGCCCGTCTGCAAAAAGAGTCTGAACTGGTATCGAGCTATGTTGAGGGCAACGGAGGCATTGGCTCCCTCAGTATTGATAAAGTCAATGAGTTCGGAGAGATTCTTGATTTGCGTGTAACTGCTACTGATAGCCAGGGCAGAATATTAATGGACAGCAGCGTCAAAAGCGAGACAACAAAAAGCAGGCATCAGGAAATTATATTAGAAGTCTTAAAAAAGGAATCTGCAAATGAATCAGGATTGGAAGTGGGCGGAGGGTTTAACCTGCACTATTATTGGCAGCCTGTCATGATAAATGGCGAGAAGGAAGGCTATATCTTCTTAAGCACAAAGATGGCTGAATTCCAAAGGGCTTATCAGCAGATTTGGTGGATTTTGACTATCAGCCTGGGACTTTCTTTATTTGTGATTATTCTGCTTGGATCAAGAATTACGGCACGATATACAAAGCCTATCGAGTCAGCCACAAAGGTTGCGATTGAACTTACAAAGGGAAACTACCGGGCAAGAACATATGAAGATCAGGAAGACGAAACAGGTATGCTGAGTAAGTCTATCAATGTATTGGCGAGGAATCTTCAGGAAATGGTGAAGTCCCAGGAAATGCAGCAGGACCGGCTTGGAGCTCTCATTGAAAACATGGGAAGCGGCCTGATTCTTATTGACAGCAGGGGCTATATTAATTTAGTGAACCGGCCATACAAAGAGGTTTTCAATGTAAATCCTTCCGAATACCTATACAAACTCTATTATGAAGTGATTGAGCACAAAGGTATTACCGAAATGGTCGAAGAAATTTTCATGACTGAGCAGAAAGTAAAAAAGCAGCTTATTATTCCTGTCAATATCGAAAGACGTTACTTTGAAGTATATGGAGTTCCGATTATTGGCACGAATGATGAATGGAAAGGGATTTTGCTTGTTTTTCATGATATTACAGAACTGAAGAAGCTGGAGCAGATGAGGAAGGATTTTGTAGCGAATGTTTCCCATGAATTGAAAACACCTATAACTTCTATAAAGGGTTTCTCGGAAACTCTTTTGGATGGTGCGATGGAAAACAAACAGGCTCTGAATGATTTTCTCAGTATCATCCTGAAGGAAAGTGATCGTCTCCAATCTCTTATTCAGGAGTTGCTGGATCTATCGAAAATCGAAAAGCAAGGATTCAGCCTTTCCATTCAGAAGCTGGATTTGACTGATGTGCTCGAAGATGTGATGGCCATCATGAAGGGGAAAGCAGCAGAAAAGGAAATTGTTTTTGAATATCAGAGAGATGAAAAACCGGTATATATCGAAGGTGATGTTCACCGGCTTAAGCAGGTGTTTATAAATATCATATCAAATGCAATTTCTTATACGCCGAATCAGGGGGTCATCTATATTTCGACGGCAAAGACCGGCAGCACAGTTTTTACTGAAATAAGGGATACGGGGATTGGAATTGAAGCCAGTGAAATTCCGCGTATTTTTGAACGTTTTTATCGGGTGGATAAAGCCAGAAGCAGGAATTCCGGCGGTACAGGACTGGGCCTTGCAATCGTAAAACATCTGGTTGAAGCCCATAAAGGATCCATCTCAGTAAAAAGTGAGGTCGGTAAGGGCACCTCCTTTATAATTGAACTTCCTAAAATGAATAATGAAAAAAATGGGTGA
- a CDS encoding response regulator transcription factor: MDKKILVVDDEQSIVTLLQYNLQQAGYEVITAMDGQEGKDLAISEKPDLIVLDLMLPKLDGIEVCKQLRQQKIATPILMLTAKDDEFDKVLGLELGADDYMTKPFSPREVVARVKAILRRTQFVPETAEEKTEDGDSFRIGGLKIFPQHYEAYFEDELLELTPKEFELLLYLAKNKSRVLTRDQLLSAVWNYDFAGDTRIVDVHISHLREKIETNTKKPVYIKTIRGLGYKLEEPKGE, from the coding sequence ATGGATAAGAAAATTCTAGTTGTAGATGACGAACAATCTATCGTAACTTTACTTCAGTATAACCTGCAGCAGGCGGGCTATGAAGTGATCACAGCCATGGATGGCCAGGAGGGAAAAGATCTGGCCATTTCTGAAAAGCCGGATCTTATTGTACTTGATCTTATGCTTCCAAAGCTTGATGGAATTGAAGTATGCAAACAGCTTAGACAGCAGAAAATTGCGACACCTATTTTAATGCTGACTGCCAAGGATGATGAATTTGATAAGGTTCTTGGCCTTGAATTGGGTGCGGATGATTACATGACAAAACCTTTCAGCCCTCGGGAAGTGGTTGCCAGAGTTAAAGCCATCTTAAGGAGAACTCAATTTGTGCCTGAGACTGCTGAGGAGAAAACAGAAGATGGCGATTCTTTTAGGATTGGCGGCCTGAAGATATTTCCGCAGCATTATGAAGCTTATTTTGAAGATGAACTTCTTGAATTAACTCCGAAGGAATTTGAATTGCTATTATATCTTGCTAAGAATAAGAGCCGTGTTCTTACAAGGGATCAGCTTCTTAGCGCAGTCTGGAATTATGATTTTGCGGGAGACACAAGAATCGTTGATGTACATATTAGCCATTTAAGAGAGAAGATTGAAACCAACACTAAAAAACCTGTATATATAAAGACCATTCGCGGACTGGGCTACAAATTGGAGGAGCCTAAAGGAGAATGA
- a CDS encoding MaoC/PaaZ C-terminal domain-containing protein: MLLGKKRKLGRTIDEISVGEKLTLTEKIEDKDLLLYLGLTNDANPLYIQHDYASQTPYKKPIVPSVMLNGIINSAISKYLPGPGSHVLKQEIEYVKPVYHYGTVQFLFEVTEVNTSSHTVQIKVQGTNEEEQTVINGQLLICPPYKPQPLDGNALDNF; encoded by the coding sequence ATGCTGCTTGGAAAGAAAAGAAAACTGGGAAGAACCATTGATGAAATATCTGTTGGCGAAAAATTGACGCTTACAGAAAAAATAGAAGATAAGGACCTATTGCTGTACCTGGGCTTAACGAACGATGCAAACCCTTTATATATCCAGCATGATTATGCCTCACAAACACCTTATAAAAAACCGATTGTACCAAGTGTTATGCTGAATGGCATCATTAACTCTGCCATATCAAAATATTTGCCGGGGCCAGGAAGCCATGTTTTAAAGCAGGAGATCGAGTATGTGAAGCCTGTCTATCATTATGGCACCGTTCAATTCTTATTCGAGGTAACAGAAGTGAACACCTCAAGTCATACTGTACAAATTAAGGTACAGGGAACAAATGAAGAGGAGCAGACGGTTATTAACGGACAGCTCCTTATATGCCCGCCATACAAGCCTCAGCCATTGGATGGGAATGCTCTGGATAATTTCTGA
- the mdh gene encoding malate dehydrogenase, giving the protein MSLKRKKISVIGGGFTGATTAFLLAQKELGDVVLVDIPQMENPTKGKALDMLEASPVQGFDANITGTSSYEDTKDSDIVVITAGIARKPGMSRDDLVQTNQKIMKSVAQEIVKHSPNSYIVVLTNPVDAMTYTVFKESGFPKNRVIGQSGVLDTARFRTFVAQELNLSVKDITGFVLGGHGDDMVPLVRYSYAGGIPLETLISKDRLDAIVERTRKGGGEIVNLLGNGSAYYAPAASLVEMCEAILKDQRRVLPSIAYLEGEYGYEGIYLGVPAILGANGIEKVIELELTSEEKAALDKSADSVRKVMEVLAY; this is encoded by the coding sequence ATGTCATTGAAACGCAAAAAGATTTCTGTAATCGGTGGGGGATTTACTGGTGCAACAACCGCATTTTTGCTTGCCCAAAAGGAACTTGGAGACGTTGTGCTGGTCGATATTCCGCAAATGGAAAATCCGACAAAGGGTAAAGCTCTTGATATGCTTGAAGCTAGTCCTGTTCAAGGATTCGATGCGAACATTACGGGTACTTCAAGCTATGAAGATACAAAGGACTCTGACATTGTCGTTATTACAGCAGGCATTGCACGGAAGCCAGGCATGAGCCGGGACGACCTTGTGCAAACGAACCAGAAGATTATGAAAAGTGTAGCTCAGGAGATTGTAAAACATTCCCCGAATAGCTATATTGTTGTTCTGACAAATCCAGTCGATGCGATGACCTATACAGTCTTCAAAGAATCAGGATTCCCCAAAAACCGTGTAATTGGCCAATCAGGCGTTCTTGATACAGCCCGATTCCGGACATTTGTGGCCCAGGAACTGAATTTGTCTGTTAAAGACATTACAGGATTCGTACTTGGCGGACACGGTGATGACATGGTTCCGCTAGTCCGCTATTCATATGCTGGCGGCATTCCTTTGGAAACATTAATTTCAAAAGATCGTCTTGATGCCATTGTTGAGCGCACACGTAAAGGCGGCGGAGAAATCGTCAACTTATTAGGCAACGGAAGTGCATACTATGCTCCAGCTGCTTCCCTTGTGGAAATGTGTGAAGCTATCCTTAAAGATCAGCGGCGTGTACTGCCTTCCATTGCTTACCTTGAAGGAGAATATGGCTACGAAGGAATCTATCTGGGTGTGCCTGCAATCCTTGGAGCAAACGGAATTGAAAAAGTAATAGAGCTTGAACTGACAAGCGAGGAAAAAGCTGCCCTAGATAAATCGGCAGATTCAGTTCGCAAGGTAATGGAAGTTTTAGCGTACTAA
- the icd gene encoding NADP-dependent isocitrate dehydrogenase: MQGEKITVTNGVLNVPNNPIVPFIEGDGTGPDIWAAASRVLDASVEKAYKGERKLVWKEVLAGEKAFNQTGEWLPSETLDVINEYLIAIKGPLTTPIGGGIRSLNVALRQELDLFVCLRPVRWFEGVPSPVKRPQDTDMVIFRENTEDIYAGIEYAKGSDEVKKLISFLQDEMGVNKIRFPETSGIGIKPVSEEGTSRLVRAAIEYAIKEGRKSLTLVHKGNIMKFTEGAFKNWGYELAEREYGEKVFTWAQYDRIKDEQGVEAANKAQADAEAAGKIIVKDAIADIFLQQILTRPKEFDVVATMNLNGDYISDALAAQVGGIGIAPGANINYETGHAIFEATHGTAPKYAGLDKVNPSSVILSGVLMLEHLGWNEAANMIVKSMEKSIASKVVTYDFARLMDGATEVKCSEFADELIKNME; this comes from the coding sequence ATGCAAGGTGAAAAAATCACAGTTACTAATGGTGTATTAAACGTACCAAACAATCCAATCGTTCCTTTTATCGAAGGAGACGGAACAGGCCCTGATATTTGGGCAGCAGCTTCCCGTGTATTGGATGCATCTGTTGAAAAAGCATATAAAGGTGAGCGCAAGCTTGTCTGGAAAGAAGTGTTAGCAGGAGAAAAAGCTTTCAATCAGACTGGTGAGTGGCTTCCTTCTGAAACACTTGATGTGATCAATGAATATCTTATTGCGATTAAAGGACCATTAACAACACCAATCGGCGGCGGCATCCGTTCTCTGAACGTTGCGCTTCGCCAGGAGCTTGACCTATTCGTGTGCCTGCGTCCGGTCCGCTGGTTTGAAGGCGTTCCTTCTCCAGTTAAGCGCCCTCAGGATACTGACATGGTTATTTTCCGTGAAAATACTGAAGATATTTATGCCGGCATTGAGTATGCAAAAGGCTCTGATGAGGTTAAAAAGCTAATTTCATTCCTTCAGGATGAAATGGGCGTTAATAAGATCCGCTTCCCGGAAACTTCAGGCATCGGCATTAAGCCTGTTTCAGAAGAAGGAACTAGCCGCCTTGTACGCGCTGCCATCGAGTATGCAATCAAAGAAGGCCGCAAATCTCTAACACTTGTACATAAAGGCAATATCATGAAATTTACTGAAGGCGCCTTTAAAAATTGGGGTTATGAGCTTGCTGAAAGGGAGTACGGAGAAAAAGTATTCACTTGGGCACAATATGACCGCATTAAAGATGAGCAAGGTGTTGAAGCTGCGAACAAAGCACAGGCAGATGCAGAGGCAGCTGGCAAAATTATCGTTAAAGATGCGATTGCTGATATTTTCCTTCAGCAGATCCTTACCCGTCCAAAAGAGTTTGATGTTGTTGCGACAATGAACTTGAACGGCGATTATATTTCTGACGCACTTGCTGCACAGGTTGGCGGCATTGGTATTGCTCCAGGAGCAAACATCAACTATGAAACTGGACATGCGATCTTCGAAGCAACTCATGGTACAGCTCCAAAGTATGCTGGCCTTGATAAGGTTAACCCTTCTTCTGTTATTCTTTCAGGTGTATTAATGCTTGAACACCTTGGATGGAACGAAGCTGCAAACATGATCGTTAAATCTATGGAAAAATCTATCGCTTCTAAAGTCGTAACATATGATTTTGCCCGTCTAATGGATGGAGCAACTGAAGTGAAATGCTCTGAATTTGCAGACGAATTAATTAAAAATATGGAGTAA
- the citZ gene encoding citrate synthase, which produces MTVTRGLEGVVATTSSISSIIDDTLTYAGYNIDDLAENASFEEVIYLLWHRKLPTQSQLDELKSQLAANYSLPQEVLNHFKTYPIEKVHPMAALRSAVSLLGLYDEEADQMDEEANYQKAIRLQAKMPAIVTAFARVRKGLEPIAPRTDLGFAANFLYMLTGKEPEPIAIEAFNKALVLHADHELNASTFTARVCVATLSDIYSGVTAAIGALKGPLHGGANEAVMKMLTEISTLENVEPYIREKLEKKEKIMGFGHRVYRQGDPRAKHLREMSKKLTELTGEPHWYEMSTQIEAIVTGEKKLPPNVDFYSASVYHSLGIDHDLFTPIFAVSRVSGWLAHILEQYENNRLIRPRADYTGPGMQKYVPVEQRGL; this is translated from the coding sequence ATGACAGTAACACGCGGTCTTGAAGGGGTAGTAGCTACTACTTCGTCTATCAGCTCCATCATAGACGATACATTAACCTATGCAGGCTACAATATTGATGATTTGGCTGAAAATGCAAGCTTTGAAGAGGTTATTTATCTTTTATGGCACAGAAAGCTTCCTACTCAATCCCAGCTTGATGAGTTAAAGAGTCAGCTTGCAGCAAACTACTCTCTTCCACAGGAAGTTCTGAACCATTTTAAAACATATCCAATTGAGAAAGTGCATCCAATGGCTGCCCTTCGTTCTGCAGTGTCTCTATTAGGACTTTATGATGAAGAAGCAGACCAGATGGATGAAGAAGCAAATTATCAAAAAGCAATTCGCCTTCAAGCTAAAATGCCTGCTATCGTAACGGCATTTGCTAGAGTAAGAAAAGGCCTTGAGCCAATTGCTCCTAGAACAGATCTTGGATTTGCAGCCAACTTCCTATACATGCTTACAGGCAAAGAGCCTGAACCAATCGCGATTGAAGCATTTAATAAAGCGCTAGTTCTTCATGCTGACCATGAACTAAATGCTTCCACTTTTACTGCACGTGTATGTGTAGCCACATTGTCAGATATCTATTCCGGAGTTACAGCTGCAATTGGCGCTTTAAAAGGGCCGCTGCATGGCGGTGCCAATGAAGCGGTAATGAAAATGCTTACTGAAATCAGCACTCTTGAAAATGTGGAGCCTTATATCCGTGAAAAGCTTGAAAAGAAAGAGAAAATCATGGGCTTTGGGCACCGTGTATACCGTCAGGGCGACCCTCGTGCCAAGCACTTAAGAGAAATGTCCAAAAAGCTTACTGAACTTACCGGGGAACCACACTGGTACGAAATGTCCACGCAAATTGAAGCGATTGTTACCGGAGAGAAAAAACTTCCGCCAAATGTCGACTTCTATTCTGCATCTGTATACCACAGTCTGGGAATCGACCACGACCTGTTCACGCCGATTTTCGCTGTAAGCCGCGTATCTGGCTGGCTGGCTCATATTCTCGAACAATATGAGAATAATCGTCTGATCCGCCCTCGTGCTGACTATACAGGCCCGGGAATGCAGAAATACGTGCCAGTAGAGCAAAGAGGCCTTTAA
- a CDS encoding DUF441 domain-containing protein has product MFSQSLIFLFLLLGIGVIAKNQSLIIAVFVLIVLKAAGLDSKAFSFLQSKGINWGVTIITIAVLAPIASGEIGFRDLGGAFKSPYAWVALVSGIAVALLAKGGIVLLAEDPHITTALVLGTILAVSLFKGVAVGPLIGAGIAYMAMKIFELFK; this is encoded by the coding sequence ATGTTTTCCCAATCGCTCATTTTTTTGTTTCTTTTGCTGGGTATAGGTGTAATAGCAAAAAATCAATCATTGATCATTGCTGTCTTTGTATTGATTGTCCTTAAAGCAGCCGGCCTCGATTCAAAAGCCTTTTCATTCCTGCAGTCCAAAGGGATTAACTGGGGTGTAACCATTATTACAATCGCTGTCCTGGCACCTATAGCAAGCGGTGAAATCGGCTTCCGGGATTTAGGCGGAGCATTCAAGTCCCCTTATGCATGGGTTGCCCTTGTCTCAGGGATTGCAGTTGCGCTTCTGGCAAAAGGCGGCATCGTTCTGCTGGCTGAAGACCCTCATATTACTACTGCTCTTGTTCTTGGGACCATTCTTGCTGTTTCCCTTTTTAAAGGTGTTGCCGTCGGTCCTCTGATAGGGGCAGGAATTGCGTATATGGCAATGAAAATCTTTGAGCTCTTTAAATGA
- the ytvI gene encoding sporulation integral membrane protein YtvI gives MNPAYIYRTVRFFFVIGVVILSLYAFLYLSKVTYPFIIGLAIAFLINPLVNMMEVKWKIPRALAVLIALILIFAIFAGLITLLVAEIVSGADYLAKVVPQHLDTLIDFIEQFFAGQIIPLYNQLASLFNNLGTGQQDTIMTNIENVGKQFGSTLGDFIQAFFEKIPNILSWFPNAATVLIFSLLATFFISKDWHRLSGLFSRILPSRAKKSGRTVFADLQKALFGFVKAQATLVSITTVIILAGLLILRVDYAITIALVTGLVDIIPYLGTGLIFVPWIIYEAIGGEMSRAIGLGILYIIVLVQRQIMEPKILSSSIGLDPLATLIALFVGFKLIGFLGLIAGPVTLVLITTLHKAGVFRDIWMFIKGNEEAD, from the coding sequence TTGAACCCGGCATATATCTATCGGACCGTAAGATTTTTCTTTGTCATTGGAGTAGTGATCTTAAGTCTCTATGCTTTCTTATATTTATCCAAAGTGACTTACCCTTTCATTATTGGACTGGCTATTGCCTTTCTAATAAATCCCCTTGTCAACATGATGGAAGTTAAATGGAAAATCCCCAGGGCTCTTGCAGTCCTCATCGCTCTGATTCTTATCTTTGCCATTTTTGCTGGATTAATCACCTTGCTGGTGGCAGAGATCGTATCAGGTGCGGATTATTTGGCAAAAGTAGTGCCGCAGCACCTCGATACTTTAATTGACTTTATTGAGCAGTTCTTTGCTGGGCAAATCATTCCTCTTTATAACCAGCTTGCAAGTTTATTTAATAATCTTGGCACAGGCCAGCAGGATACCATAATGACGAACATAGAAAATGTCGGGAAGCAATTTGGCTCCACTCTGGGAGATTTTATCCAGGCATTTTTCGAGAAAATCCCAAACATCCTTTCCTGGTTTCCCAATGCAGCAACTGTCCTGATTTTCTCGCTGCTGGCCACTTTTTTCATCAGCAAGGATTGGCATAGGCTGTCAGGCCTCTTCAGCCGCATACTGCCCAGCCGTGCAAAAAAGAGCGGCAGAACTGTATTTGCCGATCTGCAGAAGGCCTTGTTTGGCTTTGTCAAAGCACAGGCTACCTTAGTATCCATTACGACTGTTATCATACTTGCCGGACTGCTGATTTTGCGTGTCGATTATGCTATTACAATTGCACTTGTGACTGGCCTTGTCGATATAATTCCCTATCTCGGAACAGGGCTGATTTTTGTGCCATGGATCATCTATGAGGCAATTGGGGGAGAAATGAGCAGGGCAATCGGACTTGGCATTCTTTATATCATCGTATTGGTGCAGCGCCAGATTATGGAGCCAAAAATTCTTTCATCAAGCATTGGACTTGATCCTTTAGCTACTCTGATTGCTTTATTTGTCGGTTTTAAACTGATTGGATTTCTGGGCTTAATCGCCGGGCCGGTTACTCTTGTACTCATCACCACTCTTCATAAAGCTGGAGTATTCCGGGATATCTGGATGTTTATAAAAGGCAATGAAGAAGCAGATTAA
- a CDS encoding FxsA family protein — MRYIFLLMIIVPAAEIGVLLLSGNTIGLWPTLAIILFTGVLGAYLAKKQGLETIRKIQDQLRCGQMPGDAILDGVSILIGGTLLLAPGFITDALGFTLLLPSARKVFKNILYIGLKKWMNKGTITIIR, encoded by the coding sequence ATGCGCTACATTTTCTTGCTGATGATAATCGTTCCTGCTGCTGAAATCGGTGTTTTACTTCTATCAGGGAACACAATTGGGCTATGGCCTACTCTTGCGATTATCTTGTTTACAGGCGTTCTCGGTGCTTATCTGGCTAAAAAACAGGGCCTTGAAACAATTAGAAAAATACAGGATCAGCTCCGCTGCGGGCAAATGCCTGGGGATGCCATTCTTGATGGGGTCAGCATCCTTATTGGAGGCACCTTGCTTCTTGCACCCGGATTCATTACAGATGCATTAGGATTTACATTGCTTCTTCCTTCTGCAAGAAAAGTATTTAAAAACATCCTGTATATAGGGCTGAAAAAATGGATGAACAAGGGAACGATCACGATAATCAGGTGA